ATAATGCAAATCAGCGGGGCTATGGGTGAGCGTGTGGGAGTATTTGGGCGTGGGTGACCCTGTGCTGCCCTGATATGGCGAAAGGTGAGCAAAATGCGTTCCAGCGTGCCGGTACTTGGATTGGCCTTACTCGCGCTTGTGTCAATCGGCGCCGTGGCGGGAGGACAGGAACCACCGCCGGAACCACGGGCCGGGGCGCCAGTTGTTCCGGACACACCGCCCGGCGCCGGGGCGGCCGCCGCGGCACAGCAAGTGGATACGGCTGAGCAGGCGGCAGCCGTGCGAGAGCCGCCTCAGACCTTGACGCTTACCATGATGATTGAACAAGGGGGCCCCGTGCTCTGGGTCATCGCCGGGCTGAGTTTCGTGGCGCTGGTGTTGGCGCTGTATCTGTTGCTTACGGTGACGCCCCGTCGGGAGGCGCCGCCCACGCTGGTGAAGCGCGCGCATGCGCAGATCCGGGCGGGCGACCTGCGCGGTGCCTTTCAGATGTGCGAGGGACGGGATGAACTGCTGGCGAACGTCCTGCGTGCGGGCCTGCAGGTGGCGGGGCACGACCGGTACGTCATCCAGGATGCAATGGAGAGCGAGGGAGAACGGGGCGCGGCCGGGTTGTGGCAGAGGATTTCGTATCTGAACAATATCGCGACGATTGCGCCGCTACTGGGATTGTTGGGCACGGTCTGGGGCATGATGCAGGCGTTCAGCACGATTGCGTTTGACGACGCGCAGGTCAAGAGCATCGCGGTGGCCTACAGCGTTTCGATGGCGATGGTGACGACGGCCGCGGGGCTGCTTCTCGCGATTCCGGCCATGGCAATCTATTACTACCTGCGAGGGCGGGTGGTGAAAATCCTGGCCGAGGTCGAGGCCGAGGCGAGCGAACTGGTGGAGTTGATTGCGAGGAGTCCCGAGCCATGAAATTCGGACGCCGCGCACAGGATGAGGGGGACACCATCATGATGGCCCCGCTCATTGATATTATCTTCCTTACCCTTGTGTTTTTCATGTGGACTTCTGTCTACACGCAACT
This genomic stretch from Candidatus Hydrogenedentota bacterium harbors:
- a CDS encoding MotA/TolQ/ExbB proton channel family protein, which codes for MRSSVPVLGLALLALVSIGAVAGGQEPPPEPRAGAPVVPDTPPGAGAAAAAQQVDTAEQAAAVREPPQTLTLTMMIEQGGPVLWVIAGLSFVALVLALYLLLTVTPRREAPPTLVKRAHAQIRAGDLRGAFQMCEGRDELLANVLRAGLQVAGHDRYVIQDAMESEGERGAAGLWQRISYLNNIATIAPLLGLLGTVWGMMQAFSTIAFDDAQVKSIAVAYSVSMAMVTTAAGLLLAIPAMAIYYYLRGRVVKILAEVEAEASELVELIARSPEP